A stretch of Pempheris klunzingeri isolate RE-2024b chromosome 19, fPemKlu1.hap1, whole genome shotgun sequence DNA encodes these proteins:
- the fbxw5 gene encoding F-box/WD repeat-containing protein 5 isoform X1: protein MSDIMDVRMECGPVLPDSLVLEIFLRLPHDAVLRAGLTCRQWLAVSRDEFLWRELFYSYYRIPRSVPRHPAAVSWYREFKRLFDCIPCVEVQTLREHSDQVLHLAFSHKGHRFSSCSKDCTVKLWDAERPDGNISLVHSSSMRQFNWGYTQFSQFNADDTLLLVSGVYLGPHHSSSGEIAVISLENYTLLSRVRNKPYDVFGCWLNETHLISGNLHWIGNMTSCSVLWLNKAFQDVESENVNVVKRLFKIQNINASTIRTVMVAHCRRHDNPDLLLDYEAQSQARRQKGQQQQHHHQPLLFDLGTSGSEEEDEEEEDEESRREARCHTLPTARVPQPTISGLDHVMQSRTNVAPLELEIETQVAQMMGRAHTKAPAFNLIEPSEPGEGEDKTYLLFTTGSLTYSPHQIGIKRIKPDQMTTSGPVLGEERSSDEFFDSLDHVIDIHGHIIGMGLSPDHRYLYVNSRAWPAGCVISDPMSPPPIAEEIDLHVIDLKSLREERRSLRAHRAFTPNDECFFIFLDVSRDFVASGAEDKHGYIWDRHYNICLARLAHDDVVNSVAFSPADQELLLSASDDSTIKVWRSPRMVRLAQAPTRPLRPRSLLPSWLSRNKSSASASSVNGKP from the exons GATGTTAGGATGGAGTGTGGCCCAGTTCTGCCGGACAGCCTGGTGTTGGAGATCTTCCTGCGTCTGCCCCATGATGCTGTGCTGAGAGCGGGTCTGACCTGCAGACAGTGGCTGGCTGTGTCCAGAGATGAGTTCCTTTGGAGGGAGCTGTTTTACAGCTACTACCGCATACCACGCTCTGTACCCCGACACCCAG CGGCTGTGTCTTGGTACCGGGAGTTCAAGCGTCTGTTTGACTGTATCCCCTGTGTGGAGGTTCAGACTCTGAGAGAGCACAGTGACCAAGTCCTCCACTTGGCTTTCTCTCACAAGGGTCACCggttctcctcctgctccaaaGACTGCACCGTTAAG CTATGGGACGCAGAGCGGCCGGATGGTAACATCTCGCTGGTGCACAGCTCCAGCATGCGGCAGTTTAACTGGGGCTACACCCAGTTTTCCCAGTTCAATGCTGACGACACCCTGCTGCTCGTGTCTGGTGTCTATCTGGGCCCACACCACTCCTCATCTGGGGAAATTGCTGTCATTAGTCTCG AAAATTACACGCTGCTGTCACGTGTGAGGAACAAGCCGTACGATGTGTTTGGCTGCTGGTTGAATGAGACGCATCTGATCTCTGGGAACCTGCACTGGATAGGCAACATGACGTCCTGCTCTGTGCTCTGGCTCAATAAAGCCTTCCAG GATGTTGAATCAGAGAACGTCAACGTAGTCAAGCGTCTTTTCAAGATCCAGAACATCAATGCCAGCACCATCCGGACAGTGATGGTGGCCCACTGCCGTCGCCACGACAACCCGGACCTGCTGCTGGACTACGAGGCTCAGTCTCAGGCCCGAAGGCAGaaagggcagcagcagcagcaccaccaccagccccTCCTCTTTGACCTGGGAACCTCCGGCAGcgaggaagaagatgaggaagaggaagacgaggagagCCGCAGGGAAGCAAGGTGTCACACCCTCCCCACTGCCCGCGTTCCTCAGCCCACCATCTCAGGCCTGGATCACGTTATGCAG agTCGAACAAATGTAGCACCCTTGGAGCTGGAGATTGAGACCCAGGTGGCCCAGATGATGGGCAGAGCCCACACAAAGGCCCCTGCCTTCAACCTAATTGAGCCCTCTGAGCCCGGCGAGGGAGAGGACAAGACTTACTTACTCTTCACCACCGGTAGCCTTACTTACTCCCCTCATCAGATAG GTATAAAGCGCATCAAGCCTGACCAGATGACCACTTCTGGTCCTGTACTTGGGGAGGAGCGGAGTTCAGATGAGTTTTTTGATTCCCTGGACCATGTTATTGATATACATGGACACATCATTGGTATGGGCCTTTCTCCAGACCATAG GTACCTCTATGTGAATAGCCGGGCTTGGCCAGCCGGGTGTGTGATCTCTGACCCCATGTCTCCTCCCCCCATTGCCGAGGAGATAGACCTGCATGTGATCGATCTGAAGAGtttgagggaggagaggaggagtctGCGTGCACACCGAGCCTTCACGCCTAACGACGAGTGCTTCTTTATCTTCCTTGACGTCAGCAGAGACTTTGTTGCCAG TGGAGCGGAGGACAAGCATGGCTACATCTGGGACCGTCACTACAACATCTGTCTGGCACGTCTGGCACACGACGATGTGGTGAACTCGGTGGCGTTCAGCCCCGCTgaccaggagctgctgctgtctgccagcGATGACTCTACCATTAAGGTGTGGCGCTCGCCACGCATGGTCCGCCTGGCACAGGCCCCCACCAGGCCGCTGAGACCCCGCAGCCTCCTGCCGTCCTGGCTGAGCCGCAACAAGAGCTCAGCGTCTGCCAGCAGTGTCAACGGAAAACCATGA
- the fbxw5 gene encoding F-box/WD repeat-containing protein 5 isoform X2, whose translation MECGPVLPDSLVLEIFLRLPHDAVLRAGLTCRQWLAVSRDEFLWRELFYSYYRIPRSVPRHPAAVSWYREFKRLFDCIPCVEVQTLREHSDQVLHLAFSHKGHRFSSCSKDCTVKLWDAERPDGNISLVHSSSMRQFNWGYTQFSQFNADDTLLLVSGVYLGPHHSSSGEIAVISLENYTLLSRVRNKPYDVFGCWLNETHLISGNLHWIGNMTSCSVLWLNKAFQDVESENVNVVKRLFKIQNINASTIRTVMVAHCRRHDNPDLLLDYEAQSQARRQKGQQQQHHHQPLLFDLGTSGSEEEDEEEEDEESRREARCHTLPTARVPQPTISGLDHVMQSRTNVAPLELEIETQVAQMMGRAHTKAPAFNLIEPSEPGEGEDKTYLLFTTGSLTYSPHQIGIKRIKPDQMTTSGPVLGEERSSDEFFDSLDHVIDIHGHIIGMGLSPDHRYLYVNSRAWPAGCVISDPMSPPPIAEEIDLHVIDLKSLREERRSLRAHRAFTPNDECFFIFLDVSRDFVASGAEDKHGYIWDRHYNICLARLAHDDVVNSVAFSPADQELLLSASDDSTIKVWRSPRMVRLAQAPTRPLRPRSLLPSWLSRNKSSASASSVNGKP comes from the exons ATGGAGTGTGGCCCAGTTCTGCCGGACAGCCTGGTGTTGGAGATCTTCCTGCGTCTGCCCCATGATGCTGTGCTGAGAGCGGGTCTGACCTGCAGACAGTGGCTGGCTGTGTCCAGAGATGAGTTCCTTTGGAGGGAGCTGTTTTACAGCTACTACCGCATACCACGCTCTGTACCCCGACACCCAG CGGCTGTGTCTTGGTACCGGGAGTTCAAGCGTCTGTTTGACTGTATCCCCTGTGTGGAGGTTCAGACTCTGAGAGAGCACAGTGACCAAGTCCTCCACTTGGCTTTCTCTCACAAGGGTCACCggttctcctcctgctccaaaGACTGCACCGTTAAG CTATGGGACGCAGAGCGGCCGGATGGTAACATCTCGCTGGTGCACAGCTCCAGCATGCGGCAGTTTAACTGGGGCTACACCCAGTTTTCCCAGTTCAATGCTGACGACACCCTGCTGCTCGTGTCTGGTGTCTATCTGGGCCCACACCACTCCTCATCTGGGGAAATTGCTGTCATTAGTCTCG AAAATTACACGCTGCTGTCACGTGTGAGGAACAAGCCGTACGATGTGTTTGGCTGCTGGTTGAATGAGACGCATCTGATCTCTGGGAACCTGCACTGGATAGGCAACATGACGTCCTGCTCTGTGCTCTGGCTCAATAAAGCCTTCCAG GATGTTGAATCAGAGAACGTCAACGTAGTCAAGCGTCTTTTCAAGATCCAGAACATCAATGCCAGCACCATCCGGACAGTGATGGTGGCCCACTGCCGTCGCCACGACAACCCGGACCTGCTGCTGGACTACGAGGCTCAGTCTCAGGCCCGAAGGCAGaaagggcagcagcagcagcaccaccaccagccccTCCTCTTTGACCTGGGAACCTCCGGCAGcgaggaagaagatgaggaagaggaagacgaggagagCCGCAGGGAAGCAAGGTGTCACACCCTCCCCACTGCCCGCGTTCCTCAGCCCACCATCTCAGGCCTGGATCACGTTATGCAG agTCGAACAAATGTAGCACCCTTGGAGCTGGAGATTGAGACCCAGGTGGCCCAGATGATGGGCAGAGCCCACACAAAGGCCCCTGCCTTCAACCTAATTGAGCCCTCTGAGCCCGGCGAGGGAGAGGACAAGACTTACTTACTCTTCACCACCGGTAGCCTTACTTACTCCCCTCATCAGATAG GTATAAAGCGCATCAAGCCTGACCAGATGACCACTTCTGGTCCTGTACTTGGGGAGGAGCGGAGTTCAGATGAGTTTTTTGATTCCCTGGACCATGTTATTGATATACATGGACACATCATTGGTATGGGCCTTTCTCCAGACCATAG GTACCTCTATGTGAATAGCCGGGCTTGGCCAGCCGGGTGTGTGATCTCTGACCCCATGTCTCCTCCCCCCATTGCCGAGGAGATAGACCTGCATGTGATCGATCTGAAGAGtttgagggaggagaggaggagtctGCGTGCACACCGAGCCTTCACGCCTAACGACGAGTGCTTCTTTATCTTCCTTGACGTCAGCAGAGACTTTGTTGCCAG TGGAGCGGAGGACAAGCATGGCTACATCTGGGACCGTCACTACAACATCTGTCTGGCACGTCTGGCACACGACGATGTGGTGAACTCGGTGGCGTTCAGCCCCGCTgaccaggagctgctgctgtctgccagcGATGACTCTACCATTAAGGTGTGGCGCTCGCCACGCATGGTCCGCCTGGCACAGGCCCCCACCAGGCCGCTGAGACCCCGCAGCCTCCTGCCGTCCTGGCTGAGCCGCAACAAGAGCTCAGCGTCTGCCAGCAGTGTCAACGGAAAACCATGA